The following proteins are encoded in a genomic region of Mahella australiensis 50-1 BON:
- a CDS encoding cobyrinate a,c-diamide synthase, which produces MACGMVIAGTNSGAGKTTASLGIMRALSEMYKIIPFKIGPDYIDAAYHRWACGNFSYNLDVHMIGEDGVKCLYGQKAPLGDVAVVEGVMGMYDGMDDSSYGSTAYISKLLNLPVILVLDASSMAASASAMVMGYRDYDRDVKLAGVILNRVGSHKHYESLKRCIERDIGISVLGYLPNDPSVMIPERHLGLVPAFENSELDEHLSRLSQCIKDYVDLNAIIDIADMSWDKQEGNRHVRATDYPLVKIGVAWDEAFNFYYKAGLETFEEMGARMVPVSLLHDKALPGDIDGLYIGGGFPEIFAAKLSQNTSMLRSVRDAIEDGLAVYAECGGLMYLCRSLTDLSGQRFPMVGIYDVEAVMTKGLKHFGYVEAEVLTDNILSEAGNVLKGHEFHHSEIKGTLPNACYSVKKTKGDSDKSWPCGYVYKNCLATYVHIDFFAHPELARHFITQNLSSRGKSV; this is translated from the coding sequence ATGGCCTGCGGCATGGTGATAGCCGGCACAAATAGCGGAGCAGGAAAAACTACTGCAAGCTTGGGGATTATGAGAGCTTTATCGGAAATGTATAAAATAATTCCATTTAAAATCGGTCCCGATTATATAGACGCGGCATATCATAGATGGGCTTGTGGGAATTTCTCATATAACTTGGATGTACATATGATAGGTGAAGATGGTGTAAAGTGCCTTTATGGACAAAAAGCCCCTTTAGGCGATGTAGCTGTGGTGGAAGGTGTGATGGGCATGTATGACGGTATGGATGACAGCTCTTATGGTAGCACGGCATACATATCTAAGCTGTTAAACTTGCCTGTGATACTGGTATTGGATGCGAGCTCTATGGCGGCTAGCGCCTCTGCAATGGTCATGGGATACAGGGACTATGATCGGGATGTGAAATTAGCAGGCGTAATATTAAATAGGGTGGGAAGTCACAAACATTATGAGTCGCTGAAACGGTGCATTGAAAGGGATATAGGCATATCGGTACTGGGCTATTTGCCGAATGATCCATCTGTTATGATTCCCGAACGCCATCTCGGTTTAGTGCCGGCTTTTGAGAACAGTGAGTTAGACGAGCATTTGTCGCGTTTGAGCCAATGTATAAAGGATTATGTGGATTTGAACGCTATCATAGATATTGCAGATATGAGTTGGGATAAGCAGGAAGGCAACAGGCATGTTAGGGCAACAGATTATCCTTTGGTCAAGATAGGTGTAGCGTGGGATGAGGCATTTAATTTTTACTATAAGGCTGGATTGGAGACATTTGAAGAAATGGGAGCCAGGATGGTACCGGTGAGCCTTTTACACGATAAAGCACTACCCGGCGATATAGACGGCCTATACATAGGCGGGGGCTTTCCTGAAATTTTCGCGGCAAAATTGAGCCAAAATACATCGATGCTGCGCTCGGTCAGGGATGCTATAGAGGATGGCCTTGCAGTTTACGCGGAGTGTGGCGGGCTCATGTATCTTTGCCGGTCTCTGACGGATTTAAGCGGCCAACGGTTTCCCATGGTGGGCATATACGATGTGGAAGCCGTTATGACCAAAGGCCTTAAACATTTTGGGTATGTAGAAGCAGAGGTATTAACCGACAATATACTATCTGAAGCGGGAAATGTACTCAAAGGCCATGAATTCCATCATTCTGAGATAAAAGGTACATTGCCCAACGCATGTTACAGCGTGAAAAAAACAAAAGGCGACAGCGATAAGTCATGGCCATGCGGCTATGTATATAAGAATTGTTTAGCCACCTATGTGCACATAGATTTCTTTGCTCATCCG